The DNA region CTGCCAAGCAGGGGATAGAGATGGCCAAGGCTTAGGGATGCTCCTGACCTGTTGCCCCAAAAGGGCCCCAGCCCTCTCGGGCGCTGGGAGGTGGTGGGCATTTAGGAGTCACTCCAAGTGTGAGGAAGGCCTTCTCCCTCTCGCCCAACCTTCTGATGCCTCTGTTTACCAGCTTGTAAAAGGGAGGTAATGACAGGCGTGATGGCTGTGCACAGGATTGCAAAGCACTTGGTCAGGACGCTGGTGCATTGCAAAGTGGGGGGATTAGGGACAGATCGGGGTTTATTGGTGCCGTAAGCTCAACCACAGCTGCACCTTGTCTTCCATGTCATGATGTGTGACGGTCTGTCCCTCCCATCACCTCGTTCTTCTCCAGGGCACATTTCCACGCCAATGTCCCCAGTGAGGAGGCACATAAGTGTCACTTGTCACGTGAAATTGGTGTCATGATGCTTGTCTACTTGATCTCATGATTACCTGGGTGTTCTGCCACCACCCCCTTGGCCGATGCCCCGGGCAGTCTGGGACATGTATAAAAGAGCTGAGGGCTTTGCAGCTCTCTATCCAGCTTCCACCGCTTGACTCTCCTGATCAACAGGGTAAGTCCAGCTCCTGGGAGTCTCTTGGCgatctctccctgcctccctcaaCAGAGTCTCTTCCCTGCACCCTTGCCTAATCCCTGGTGCCTTTTCCAGGACTCCTTGCCTGCCTGAATGatgtcctgctccagcctgtgcGTCCCTTCCTGTGGGGTGgccaccccggccccgctggcTAACGcctgcaacgagccctgcgtGCGGCAGTGCCCTGACTCCACGGTGGTGATCCAGCCCCCGGCCTCGGTGGTCACCTTCCCCgggcccatcctcagctccttcccgcagtACAGCGTTGTTGGCTCGGCGGGAGTCCCCGGTGTCGCTGGGGGCTATGGCGGCACTTTTGGAGGCTCTGGTGGGTTTGGATGGTTAGGAGGCTCTGGGGTGTTTGGCGGTCTTGGGGGCTCTGGCGGCTATGGAGGCTTTGGGAGCTGCGGATACGGCGGCTGGCGCCGAGGCCACAGGTACCTCAGTGGCAGCTGCGGGCCCTGCTAAGCCCCACCCTGGGACTGGCCACAGATGAAGGAGAGCTCCGGAAAAGGCCCTGGCACATCCCAACACGACTCTCTGTGGAAGAACACCCTGTTGGCATTGGCTGGGCTCCAAAGCCTGGATGCCTCGTGCCTGCTTAGGGCCCaactctgccttcctcctgccccgctTGAGCATCCCTTCAAGACTCGTTGACCCCTGATGACAGAGACCTGCACTGGGTGCCTGCTCCTGTGGCATGGCTGACGCTCACTGTAGCTCTGCCCACTGCCAGGAGACAGGGGAAGGCCCTGCCCAGggccctgctcttcccccaactccctcctcccctggaACTGCAATAAAAGCTGTGTTGCATCGCAATGTCGACCCatggtttttcttcctccttccttcttctttctcgCTTCCCCCAAACCTCACGGTGTGTCAGTCTGGGCTGCTTGAATCTCCCCCACTAGTGCCCTTGGAGCATTTGAGCAGTGTGCTCAGTGTGTTACAACTGGTGATGACAGTCCCAGCTGGGTCCTGTAGAGCACATCCCACTGCGCTTCCTCTGGTCTCCCACCAGCAATAAACACAATACACCTTCTCCCTCTTTGCCCTCCCTGTCTTCTCCCCACCTTGGGCTCCTGCACTCTGCAGCCCAAGAAGACCTGTTGGGCCCCACAGTGAGTCTGCTGGCCACTCTGTCCATTCCCAATGGGCTGCCTGTAGCCCCAGAGCTGAGGGGATTGGGGTGCCAATGGAGCCACTCCGACAGCAAAGGCCCAGGTCAGAGCCACCTGGGAAGCCATGGGTCGATAGGGGAGAGGGTGAGCaacccccagcacctccccaaCAGCCTTGCCACCAACCCCTCCGCATAGCTGCACCCCTGCACCTCCTCCTCATCCTGTTTTTCCTCTATCTTCCACTGCTCATTGGAGCAGTTTTGGCCCCATCTTGCACCCATTGTTTGAGCAGAAGATCTTCCCTGGAATCCCTGTGTCATCcatgtggcacctggggacataGTTCTgcccaggcagcacagcagagcttcCCGCAGCCCGGTGCTCTGGACCAAATTTGCTGGCCCTTCCTTGCACACCAGCCCACAAAGTATCCCACACTGACACACACCTGCAAAGCACACACCCACAGCAGCCATGACAGGGTCACCAAAACCCCCTTCCACTTCTGTGCCCGCAGCAGACACACAGAGGACAACATCTGAGCCCAGAGGACCTGGCAAATTGTCGGGATgggaaaatgtggaaaaatgctCAAGGAGGAGTGAAGAGATGGAAACATCTGttcaggcagaggaagaaaggaaaggctgcTCTTGccattttgctgccttttttcccatcCTCTGTGTTCACACTTGTGGAGGACACATCTTTCCCTGAGCTCCCCAGCAGTGACCAATGTGCTGCCATGTTGCCCTTCCCGATGCCTCTGGCTGGAACTGTTTCTGTCCAAGACCACCTTGCAGTTCTGGATCACAAGATCAGAAGATgcttggggaaggcagggaccTCAGGAGCTTAGgcagtccaacctcctgctcaaagagCTTTGTGCTTCATGTGATTGGATACCTGTGGCCATTTCATGGCCCCGAGAGGAAGACTTGGCTGCGTCTATCTCACCCCTTCCCAGTGGCCCCCACCTCCAGCCGTGCACAGGGGCATGGCCAGCAGCCTTGTACGTGCAGTGGTTGCCTCTCCATTTCCCTGGGCCTCCAAATGTGACCAATAACAAGCCAAGAAAAGGAGGTGATGCCGGGCATGTTGGTTTTGCAGAGGATTTGGAAGAGCT from Pelecanus crispus isolate bPelCri1 chromosome 22, bPelCri1.pri, whole genome shotgun sequence includes:
- the LOC142595683 gene encoding claw keratin-like, whose product is MSCSSLCVPSCGVATPAPLANACNEPCVRQCPDSTVVIQPPASVVTFPGPILSSFPQYSVVGSAGVPGVAGGYGGTFGGSGGFGWLGGSGVFGGLGGSGGYGGFGSCGYGGWRRGHRYLSGSCGPC